The Streptomyces racemochromogenes DNA segment AGCTCGCCGCCAACATCGTCCGCTCCCCGCACGGCCAGGCGGTGGCCTACCCCGTCGTCGAGTCCATCCAGGTGGACGGGGTCTGCGACACGGTGATCGCCCCCGCCCCCGACCTCTCCGAAGCCCTAGGCGGCGAGGCCCAGGCCCTGGCCCTGCGCATCGCCAAGGAACTCGGCGTGACCGGCCACCTGGCCGTGGAGCTGTTCGAGACCACCGACGGCCGCATCCTCGTCAACGAACTGGCCATGCGCCCGCACAACAGCGGCCACTGGACCCAGGACGGTGCGGTCACCTCCCAGTTCGCCAACCACGTCCGCGCGGTCCTGGACCTCCCCCTGGGCGACCCGCGCCCCCGGGCCCGCTGGACGGTCATGGCGAACGTGCTCGGCGGGGACTACCCCGACATGTACGCGGGCTACCTGCACTGCATGGCCCACGACCCGCAGGTGAAGATCCACATGTACGGCAAGGACGTGAAACACGGCCGCAAGGTCGGCCACGTCAACGCATACGGCGACGACCTGGACGATGTGCTGGAGCGCGCACGTCACGCAGCCGGCTACCTCAGAGGAACGATCACCGAATGAGCACCTCCCCCGTCGTAGGCATCGTCATGGGCTCGGACTCCGACTGGCCGGTCATGGAGGCCGCGGCCCAGGCCCTGGACGAGTTCGAGATCCCCTACGAGGTCGACGTCGTCTCCGCCCACCGCATGCCGCGCGAGATGGTGGCGTACGGCGAGCAGGCAGCCGGCCGCGGCCTGAAGGCGATCATCGCGGGCGCGGGCGGAGCCGCCCACCTGCCCGGGATGCTCGCCTCCGTCACCCCGCTGCCCGTCATCGGCGTGCCGGTCCCGCTGAAGTACCTCGACGGCATGGACTCGCTGCTGTCGATCGTGCAGATGCCCGCCGGGGTCCCCGTCGCGACCGTCTCCGTCGCCGGAGCGCGCAACGCGGGCCTGCTGGCCGTACGCATGCTGGCCGCGCACGACCCGGAGCTGCTCGGCCGGATGCGCGAGTTCCAGCAGGAGCTGAACGACCAGGCCACCGAGAAGGGCAAGCGGCTGCGGACGAAGGTCGCGGGCTCGGGCTCCTTCGGGTTCGGCAAGTGAGCGCGGCGGACCTGCTGGCGCAGGCCCGGGAGCTGCTCACCGAGTACCCGGTCGTCGACGGGCACAACGACCTGCCCTGGGCGCTGCGCCAGCAGGTCCGCTACGACCTCGACCGGCGGGACATCGCCGGCGACCAGTCGGACCACCTGCACACCGACCTGCCCCGGCTCCGCGCCGGCGGGGTCGGCGCCCAGTTCTGGTCCGTGTACGTGCGCTCCGACTACAGCGGCGACGAGGCGGTCAGCGCCACCCTGGAGCAGATCGACGCCGTCGGCCAGCTGATCACCCGTTACCCGGACTCGCTGGTGCGCGCGCTGACGGCGGACGACATGGAGGCGGCCCGCGCCGAGGGCCGGATCGCCTCGCTGATGGGTGCCGAGGGCGGGCACTCCATCAACAACTCGCTCGCCACCCTCCGCGCCCTGCACCAGCTGGGCGTGCGGTACATGACGCTCACCCACAACGACACCATCGACTGGGCGGACTCGGCGACCGACGAACCCCGCCACGGCGGGCTCACCCGCTTCGGCCGCGAGGTGGTGCGCGAGATGAACCGCATCGGGATGCTCGTGGACCTCTCGCACGTCGCCGCGACGACGATGCGCGACGCCCTCGACACCTCCCGGGCGCCGGTGATCTTCTCGCACTCCTCGGCGCGCGCGGTCTGCGACCACCCGCGCAACGTCCCCGACGACGTGCTGGAGCGGTTGCCCGGCAACGGCGGGGTGGCGATGGCCACGTTCGTGCCCAAGTTCATCCTCCCCGCCGCCGTCGAGTGGACCCTGGCGGCGGACGAGAACCTGCGCGCGCACGGCTTCCACCACCTCGACACCACCCCGGAGGCGATGGCCCTGCACCGGGAGTTCGAGGCGGCCCGGCCGCGCCCGGTGGCCACCGCCGCCACCGTCGCCGACCACCTGGACCACATGCGCGAGGTGGCCGGCATCGACCACGTCGGCATCGGCGGCGACTTCGACGGCACCGCGTTCACCCCGGCGGGGCTGGACGACGTGTCGGGCTACCCGAACCTGATCGCGGAGCTGATCGGGCGCGGCTGGTCCCGGGCCGACCTGGCGAAGCTGACCTGGTCCAACGCGGTACGGGTGCTGCGCGACGCGGAATCGACCTCCCGCGCCCTCTCGGCCACCACGGGCCCCTCGAACGCCCACCCCTGACCCCCGGCCCCACCCTGCCCCGGCCCGGGCCGGGGCAGGGGGAACCACCCGAACGCCACATCCGCCGGGCGGCCCCGGTGCACCGCGTGGCACGGTGGCAGCACCTTCTCTCCCTGCTGCCGCCGAGACCGGAGCCACTGCCATGGCCGATCTGCAGGATGAACCCCACTCCGTGGGCGTCGGAGCCGAAGACGTCCCCGCTCCCGCCTTCACGGGCGGCGCCCTCGACCGCGCAGCCGAGCTGCTCGCCGTCCATCCCGTCGCGG contains these protein-coding regions:
- a CDS encoding 5-(carboxyamino)imidazole ribonucleotide synthase, with the translated sequence MTFPVVGMVGGGQLARMTHEAGIPLGIRFKILSDTPQDSAAQVVSDVVIGDYRDLETLRAFARGCDVITFDHEHVPTEHLRALESDGIPVRPGPDALVHAQDKGVMRAKLDEIGAPSPRHRIVSDPADVAAFAQEVGGFPVILKTVRGGYDGKGVWFVRTPEDAEAPFKAGVPVLAEEKVDYVRELAANIVRSPHGQAVAYPVVESIQVDGVCDTVIAPAPDLSEALGGEAQALALRIAKELGVTGHLAVELFETTDGRILVNELAMRPHNSGHWTQDGAVTSQFANHVRAVLDLPLGDPRPRARWTVMANVLGGDYPDMYAGYLHCMAHDPQVKIHMYGKDVKHGRKVGHVNAYGDDLDDVLERARHAAGYLRGTITE
- the purE gene encoding 5-(carboxyamino)imidazole ribonucleotide mutase, producing MSTSPVVGIVMGSDSDWPVMEAAAQALDEFEIPYEVDVVSAHRMPREMVAYGEQAAGRGLKAIIAGAGGAAHLPGMLASVTPLPVIGVPVPLKYLDGMDSLLSIVQMPAGVPVATVSVAGARNAGLLAVRMLAAHDPELLGRMREFQQELNDQATEKGKRLRTKVAGSGSFGFGK
- a CDS encoding dipeptidase; this translates as MSAADLLAQARELLTEYPVVDGHNDLPWALRQQVRYDLDRRDIAGDQSDHLHTDLPRLRAGGVGAQFWSVYVRSDYSGDEAVSATLEQIDAVGQLITRYPDSLVRALTADDMEAARAEGRIASLMGAEGGHSINNSLATLRALHQLGVRYMTLTHNDTIDWADSATDEPRHGGLTRFGREVVREMNRIGMLVDLSHVAATTMRDALDTSRAPVIFSHSSARAVCDHPRNVPDDVLERLPGNGGVAMATFVPKFILPAAVEWTLAADENLRAHGFHHLDTTPEAMALHREFEAARPRPVATAATVADHLDHMREVAGIDHVGIGGDFDGTAFTPAGLDDVSGYPNLIAELIGRGWSRADLAKLTWSNAVRVLRDAESTSRALSATTGPSNAHP